From Oryzias latipes chromosome 18, ASM223467v1:
AAAGACGGTCCGGGGGCGCAGAAGCCAAGCGTGAAGGAAGAAAGGGCCATCAGGACGGTCCCGGGTCACGTGAAGTTCTGTAAAGCTCACCTGGCCGAGATAGAGTACGGCACGATGAAACTGTTGGCCGACGTGGGCATGTGAGACAGCTTTTTCTTAGTTACGGGGGGGGCGGTACGCGAGTCGCGCTGGGCTGAGTCCGCAGGCGAGCGCGCCAGCAACCTGGTCTCGTTCCACAGCGAGCGCGAGGAGCGCGGGGGAGAGGGGGCCAGTCCCCTCACGGACCCAGACCACTTCGAAATCGAGACCCTCCATTTTCCCGTCGTGGATCTGAGCTACTGCGACGGCAAGACCTACAGGCCTGAGGGGACGCCGGGAGTTTCTTGACAGCTTTCGCGAGCCCGGAGGATGAGCGGCTACAGGCCTTGCTAAAGGCTTGCGTCGAGTGTCGAGAAACGGAGGCCGACACGCTGATGGTGGAGTTGTCCAACGCCCTGACGGGCTCAGTGACAGTGTGCACAGGGGACACGGATCTGATAGCCGTGCTCGCTGCCAGCGGACGGCCCGGCCTGACACTGAGGTTGGACAACAAAAGCTACACAGAGGACAGAGCCATGCACGAATCGCCCTTCGGCGAGCTCCTTGTCGAGCCAGCGGTCCAACGGACCGCCAGCAGAGCGCCGGGCGCCACAGACGACTGGGAGGCCTTCTGGAGAACCACTGGGGCGAGGCGTTCAGACTCTCAGTGTACGAGTTCTTGTACCGGGGCGGTGTTCGAGGCTCGGTTTACGGCGCTTCCCTGAGCGCATTCTTCGAGTCTGACGCGAGGAGCAAACTGAGCGAACTGGCACTGGAGAGCCAGAAAACGTACTTGCCCGGCACACGCAGCGCAAACACGTTACGCTTCGCCTTCACGGTCCTGTGCGGCGCGAATGACCCGAAAGTCTTAGGTGCGGGGAACGCGCCCTCGTCGCAACTTTTCGGTAACGCAGCACGCTCGGTCGAGCGGGGATCTAAGTGCCCCCGCGAGCCAGGGGTCGACCGGGAGGGCGAAGCAGAACCAGAGATCGGATCCGACCCCCAGAAGACCAAGGTGAAGATCACGGCTGGGCTCAAGCGCACGGCCAAAGCCTACGCGGACGGAGCAATTCTGGAGTCCACTCACGCCCGTTACCTCAGACTGCCTCGCTCCGGAAGGCAACTGTTCCTGAGAGACAAATCCGGAGCGCAGGAGGACCGCAGCGTCCGATCCGAACGCTTGCTGTTCATGGCCCTCTGCGGAACAGACTACAGCTTCACTCCAGTGGGGCTGGGAATCAAAAGGTTGCTGGGTGGCGCGATACGCAACCGAGAGAAGTTCAGCTCTTGGTGCGCCAAGCTCGTGACCGCGCTGTGGTCCCGGGACGGAGAGGATGGCGGAGGGAGTGAAAGGTCCCTTGAGTTTCGCGCCATGGGCGAACAGTTGGCCAGCCTCACAGGAGTCCCCAAGTCTACGAGCTCAAAGCATTGGACtggaaaaaagtttgaaatcatGTGCAGGACGCTCAAACACGTGTGCGACCTGTGGACCCTGAAGGGTCCCCAGATCTGTCCCCATTATGGGTTTCATGTGCACGACGGAGTCGTGCGTTTCATAGAAGAGGAAGACCCAGAGTCTGTGTCTTGAGAGTTGACACAGGGGCgagatgtattttattttgctgtgtaaaaacaaatgaagaaaaaaaagcgaaCAAACACGAtggaaacaataaaagcaaattcAAACACACCAGTTCTGTTTTCAGAGTTTTATTTCATGTGGGCACGGCTGTATTTACATGAGCGATACAACAAAAGCCATTGCTGAAGCAAAAGCGCTTGTGCGGTTTCAGAGTTTTATTTCGTTTGGGCACGTCTGTATTTTCACCACACAATGTCGATTTGACTCTCGAAGACATCTTACGGCTGGAGTTTGTCGTATGTCAACTGAAAGGATGATCGGCGGACTCGAGCTTTCTTATCCAAGTAGATCAAGGCCATAGGCGGTGCTGGCGATGAACAAGGGCCGCAAAAGAACACGAAGAAGCAGGACGAGACCCCTGGCCCACAAGCGGGGAACGAGAACGGTCGAGCCAGAGGGTCCTCAGCCCGACTCGGAAGGGCAGCGCGGGGGACCGAAGCCGGGCCGCTACGAACCCTACGACTGGGATTCTGACTCAGACGGAGGAGACGTAGACAGAGGGGGCCACGGCCGGGTCGGCCGCGAAACTCGCGAGGGCCGGCGATCCGATCCGCCGCGGGACGAAGCCAGCGAGCCCGACGAGGGAGCGGCCGAGCCCGGGGGTCCTCGGCACGACTCGGAAGGGCAGGGGTGGGGAGACGGGGACAGAGGCGGCCACGGCCGGGTCGACCGCGAAACTCGCGAGGGCCGGCGATCCGATCGCCGCGGGACGAAGCCAGCGAGCCCGACGAGGGAGCGGCCGGGCCCGGGATTCCTCGGCACGACTCGGAAGGGCAGGGGTGGGGAGATGGGGATGGCCGTCGATCCGATCCGCCGCGGGACGAAGCCAGAGAGCCCGAGCCAGAGGCTCCTCGGCACGACTCGGAAGGGCAGGGCCGAGGCGACGAACCCTCCGATTGGGATTTGTACGAGTGTGAAACAGACGTGGACGAGCTCGACGGTTCTCAGAGTGAAACGGAAGAACAGGACCAGGGCCCCAGGTCATCGGGCGAGGAAGACGTTGAGGAAGCCGTCGAGGAAGACGTCGAGGAAGCCGTCGAGGAAGACGTCGAGGTTGACGTCGGGGAAGAGCCAGCCGCGGAGAGCGCGAGGGTGTACCCGGATACATTTTCCTCCAAGAACGGCAAAATAAAGTGGTCTGCGACTGAGCGTGATTGGTCGAGTGCCCGCGCGTCCCCTCCTCACCGGCCCTCGGGCCCTACCGCTGAGGCGAGGGAGGGGGCTCGAGACATcctgtcttcttttcttttgtttttcactccGAATGTAGAAAGACTGATTTTGATAGCTACCAACCGCCAAAGCGCCGATAAGGCCCACGCCTTAAAGACTCCGAAACCCATGGACGAGATTGAACTGAGAGCCTACGTGGGAATGCTGATCTTGGCCGGGGTGTACAGGTCTCGAGGCGAAGCGTTGGTGAGCCTGTGGGAGCCCGAGTGCGGACGACCGATCTTCGGGGCAACCATGTCCCTGAGAAGCTTTTACCAGCGCTCTGCGACGCTCAGGTTCGACGATCGAAGCACGAGAGCCTCTAGGAGCGCTTCGGACAGATTGGCCGCAGTCAGAGAGGTGTGGGAAGAGTGGTGCGATCGGCTGCCCAGGCTTTACGACATCGGACCCGAGGTGACTGTGGACGAACGAATGGTTCCTTTCAAAGGTGAGGTTTCAGCCTCCCTTTTTACTGTTCTCAGGGTATCCTTGACGTATGCGCGTCTGTCTTAactcttccttttgtttttctttctctacgCAGGACGTTGTTTTTTCAGACAGTACATTCCCAGCAAGCCTACCAAGTACGGCCTCAAACTATGGGTCGCTTGCGACGCAAGGACAAGCTACGCTTGGAGGGTCCAACCGTACATACCGTACATAGGCAAGCTGGCTTCGGGTGCTCGAGAGACAAACTTGCGTCCCGAGTGGTTTCGGATCTCACCCGGGGACTGGAGCACCGTAACGTCACGTGCGACAATTTCTTCACTTCGTACGCGCTCGCCACCGAGCTCCTGAAACGGAACATCACCCTGCTCGGTACGATCAAAAGCAACAAACCCGAACTGCCTCCGGAGCTCGCGTCGGCCCGCGGACGAGAAGCACTCTCCTCCAGGTTCGCCTTTACGGACTGCGCCGCGGCCGTTTCCTACGTgcccaaaaagaacaaaaacgtcCTGCTCCTTAGCACGAAGCATTCGAGGGTCGAAATATGCCACGAACGCAGGGACAAAACACCGGAGATGATCTTGGATAACAATAGAACCAAGGGCGGCGTGGACAACCTGGACAAACTGCTGGCCACGTACAGCTGCAGGAGAATGACCAAGCGCTGGCCCTTGGCTATGTTCCACAACATGATAGACATGTCGGCGTACAACGCGTACGTGATATGGAGGGAAATGCACCCGGACTGGATGCCGTGGAACCGCAACCGAAGGAGAATCTTCCTCGAGCAGCTGGGCAAAGATCTCGTCAGACCGCTCGTACTTCGCAGGAAGCGAGTTCCTCGCGCAAGGCCGGCCTACGATCTAATGGTCAGCATGCAAGAAGCCGGCGGGACGAGCGCGCCCAGCGAGGGCAAAAGAAAACGATGTCAGATATGCCCGCGCTCCAAGGACACAAAGACGCTGATCTCCTGCAAGAGCTGCGGAAAGAGCATCTGCAGAGGCTGCACTGTCCCCTTTTGCCCCCTTTGCTCCGAGCGCCAGGGAAGGGAAGGCGACACAGACGCGTCCCAGTGAAAGGGATCGAGCTGTCTGGTAGCGCGACCTGATGCCTCGTTTCCCACCCGAGTAACTGAAAATCTGTTCTGTTTTGATATCAGCGAGTCTGTCCTCTGTGCCGCCCTGTATGTCCTCTGAAAATAAAGCTGAGAACTGCTGTCGTACAAAGGTGTCTGTGTgcgcgtgtgtctgtgtgaacaTTCGAGAAGCAAAACTGTTGAAAGGGTTTGAGGGGTCTACGCGAAGGTACGGATATTTCGATCCAACGTGTTCGATTCACAAAGAAAGGCCTACAAACGAGGCTGGTTTGAGCTCGCAAAGCCTCTCAGCGCCCACAGGCC
This genomic window contains:
- the LOC111946351 gene encoding uncharacterized protein LOC111946351; the encoded protein is LRRRRRRQRGPRPGRPRNSRGPAIRSAAGRSQRARRGSGRARGSSARLGRAGVGRRGQRRPRPGRPRNSRGPAIRSPRDEASEPDEGAAGPGIPRHDSEGQGWGDGDGRRSDPPRDEAREPEPEAPRHDSEGQGRGDEPSDWDLYECETDVDELDGSQSETEEQDQGPRSSGEEDVEEAVEEDVEEAVEEDVEVDVGEEPAAESARVYPDTFSSKNGKIKWSATERDWSSARASPPHRPSGPTAEAREGARDILSSFLLFFTPNVERLILIATNRQSADKAHALKTPKPMDEIELRAYVGMLILAGVYRSRGEALVSLWEPECGRPIFGATMSLRSFYQRSATLRFDDRSTRASRSASDRLAAVREVWEEWCDRLPRLYDIGPEVTVDERMVPFKGEVSASLFTVLRVSLTYARLS
- the LOC111946352 gene encoding LOW QUALITY PROTEIN: piggyBac transposable element-derived protein 4-like (The sequence of the model RefSeq protein was modified relative to this genomic sequence to represent the inferred CDS: inserted 1 base in 1 codon), with product RQYIPSKPTKYGLKLWVACDARTSYAWRVQPYIPYIGKLASGARETNXASRVVSDLTRGLEHRNVTCDNFFTSYALATELLKRNITLLGTIKSNKPELPPELASARGREALSSRFAFTDCAAAVSYVPKKNKNVLLLSTKHSRVEICHERRDKTPEMILDNNRTKGGVDNLDKLLATYSCRRMTKRWPLAMFHNMIDMSAYNAYVIWREMHPDWMPWNRNRRRIFLEQLGKDLVRPLVLRRKRVPRARPAYDLMVSMQEAGGTSAPSEGKRKRCQICPRSKDTKTLISCKSCGKSICRGCTVPFCPLCSERQGREGDTDASQ